One Pan paniscus chromosome 16, NHGRI_mPanPan1-v2.0_pri, whole genome shotgun sequence DNA segment encodes these proteins:
- the LOC117980225 gene encoding histone H3.X, with translation MARTKQTARKATAWQAPRKPLATKAARKRASPTGGIKKPHRYKPGTLALREIRKYQKSTQLLLRKLPFQRLVREIAQAISLDLRFQSAAIGALQEASEAYLVQLFEDTNLCAIHARRVTIMPQDMQLARRLRGEGAGEPTLLGNLAL, from the coding sequence ATGGCACGCACCAAGCAGACCGCCCGCAAAGCCACCGCCTGGCAGGCCCCCAGGAAGCCCCTGGCCACCAAAGCCGCCAGAAAAAGGGCGTCGCCTACAGGAGGGATCAAGAAGCCTCACCGCTACAAGCCTGGCACCCTGGCGCTGCGGGAAATCAGAAAGTACCAGAAGTCCACGCAGCTGCTCCTGCGCAAGCTGCCCTTCCAGCGCCTGGTGCGCGAGATCGCCCAGGCCATCAGCCTGGACCTGCGCTTCCAGAGTGCGGCCATTGGCGCCCTGCAGGAGGCCAGCGAGGCCTACCTGGTGCAGCTCTTTGAAGACACCAACCTGTGTGCCATCCATGCCAGGCGCGTCACAATTATGCCCCAAGACATGCAGCTGGCCCGCCGCCTCCGTGGAGAGGGTGCCGGAGAGCCCACGCTCCTGGGAAACCTTGCACTCTAG